From Microbacterium sp. CGR2:
CCCCGTGCCCGTGCCAGAGTGTGGGAACCCTTCCTGCAAATCCCGAGGTCACGCGAACTCCCCCTGGACCTGCGCCAGCCCGGCCCGCACAGCCGAATCCACTTCGAGTAGATCGCTGGCGGTGAATCCATACGCCGGAATCAGCCCGATGGAGCTCGGCCCGGGCTGCACGAGGACGCCGTTCTCGGCGATGGCGGCGACCACTCGGAGCACCTCGAGCCCGGAGAGCGGCGTTTCATTCTGGTGTCGAAGCCCCAGTCCGAGAAAGCAGCCACGTCCTGTCATCTCCGTCACGACACCGTCCGTCTTCCACGATCTCGCCAGGCGCAGCAGCTCCGCCGCAAGGGCTCGCGTGGTCGATTCCACGTCGATACGGCGAAGTTCGTCGATCACCGCGACAATGGCGGCCGCACAGGCCGGCGTTCCCGCTTGTGTCTCACCGTGGACGAAGGTCCAGCCACCGCGGACGAATTCGGAAGCGACACGGACCCCCACGAGGAGCGCCGCTGCCCCCATCGCGCCGTTGGTCAACGCTTTCGACAGGATGAGCACATCGGGTCCGGCAGCCCATTCGTCGGTGGCGAGCATCGACCCCGTGCGGCCGAACCCTGTGGCCACCTCATCCGCGACGATGAGGAACCCGTACTCGTCGCGCAGGGCGAGAAGGCGATCTATGAACACGTCCGACAGTGCGTGTGCACCGCTGCCCAGGATGGGCTCGACGACGATAGCGGCCACTCTGGAGCCTTCACGCTTCAACAGCGTTTCCAGCTCTTCTCCGTCGTCATCGTGCGCGACGTGCCTCACCGACCGGCGGTCGACCGAATAGACGGATTGCAGCAGTGCGTCTCCGCTCAGCGCGTGGCTGCCGTACATGGTGCCGTGGTAGCTGCCTGACAGACCGACGATGAGCGAACGGGACCTGGCGCCTTTCTGGAACCAATACTGTCGTGCGAGTTTCA
This genomic window contains:
- the mpaD gene encoding daptide-type RiPP biosynthesis aminotransferase, which encodes MMVEGERTSRVPHALWTSMLPADASFTRDRVAVSAAGHRIEFADGTTRLCATSGLWNVPLGFGNLAVAEAVSKATHDASYLSLFRAPHRYAEVAADALIELADPTRYSRVVFSTSGGAANDAAMKLARQYWFQKGARSRSLIVGLSGSYHGTMYGSHALSGDALLQSVYSVDRRSVRHVAHDDDGEELETLLKREGSRVAAIVVEPILGSGAHALSDVFIDRLLALRDEYGFLIVADEVATGFGRTGSMLATDEWAAGPDVLILSKALTNGAMGAAALLVGVRVASEFVRGGWTFVHGETQAGTPACAAAIVAVIDELRRIDVESTTRALAAELLRLARSWKTDGVVTEMTGRGCFLGLGLRHQNETPLSGLEVLRVVAAIAENGVLVQPGPSSIGLIPAYGFTASDLLEVDSAVRAGLAQVQGEFA